In the Desulfosporosinus acidiphilus SJ4 genome, GCCCCTTATGGCCATTCGATCGGATAAACCTTGAGGAAGGAACGGAATACGACTTGCAGCATTAATGACTCTTCCGGATAAGGAGACTGACGATCCTATTTGATTTCCCCCACTTTCCAAGGTATCTCCGCTACTATGAATTGCATTGACAAGACGCATAGACTGCTCTGTCGCTTGTATTATTAATGGCTTTGTCCAGAAAATCCAAAGAAGAGCGACAACGGCGTAGGTAATCAGACCGTTAAAAATGGCACGGGGGACTGAAGAGAGACTCAACCAAAGGGGGAGGCTACCGTTCCCTCCCACAAAGGCGATGGCACAGTCGTAAAGAACGACGATTGCTAACGCTCCAATGCTCTTTAAAACATTCATAAGCCAGTGATAGACTCCTTTAGGGCTAAAAGGTCTTGCGACAACGCTCAAGGTCGTGAACGGCAGAAAATTGAGCCAAAGGGTGGCCAAGGCACTTTGAATGATAATCAAAAACAGTCCTAACAATAACACAAGTTCCAGAAAGATGGACGGGCTTAGCGCATGCTGCAGAAGAAAGGGAATGATTTGAAAGACATTATTCGCAGCGGTCAGTTTAAGATTCTTTAGGTGAGTTAATATTCCGGCAAAATCATTGATGGCCATTGCTGTAGCATTAGCCCCATGGGGCGTTGCAACCCCAAACAAAGCGAGCAGAAGCCATAAAGGATCGGTGAGAGTATTTTTAGGATCCGCACCAATAGCCGCTGCAACCCCATTTAAAATCTTGGAGACAATGGGGTCATAAATTGTTTTGGCAATGATTTGAAGCAGCAGAGGAGACCCAATGAAGATCATAATACTCACGGGGGCCATGGCCCACCAAAACATACCTTCACTTTTCAAGTCCCTCAGGCGTGTCGAGTGAGTTTCCCCGAAGAGTTCAAAGAGGCCGAGCAAGACAAAAATAGCCCAAACCATTGTCCCCAGGACAAGAAGCCAACCAGGCGGCGTCCCCGCGTAAACCGCACTATGGCTTCCTGATAAATCTCCGGAAATCGGAGTCAGTGCCGTGGGTACCGACGTCTGATTAGGATTTTGACCGAGCAGCGATAAGACACTACTTGCGGCAGAGCTTGATCCTAAGACCTTAAACGCAGAACTGACCGCCCAGGTCCAATTGGTACCATAGGTCATGGCAAAGATTAGAATCATAAGTGAACCAAAAAGCCAATCATTGACCTGGCTGCCCATATCAGCTTGGTTAAGGACTCCGCTGATGACTTTAATTAATTGATCCATGCCTTGGATTGCATTCAAGTCGAATCCCTCTTTTCTAAGGAGGGCAGCTGCCTTTCTGGGTAGCCGAGCAAATAGCCCTGTCCATATTGGCATTTGGTTCGTTTGACGGCCTCCAGGTCCTCTTTGGTTTCGATTCCTTCAGCGACAACCTGGGCTCCCATCCGCTGGCTATGTTCAACTAAGGCTCTTAATAAACTCCACTTATGCTTGTCTTTATGACAGTTAACAATGAGAGAGCGGTCAATTTTAATAAATTCCGGCTGAATCTCAACTAAGGCTTTAAATGTAGCATGACCAGTCCCCAGGTCATCGAGAGCAATACGAAATCCTGCCTTTTTTAGGGCAGTGACCCCATGGAAATCAATTTCTTCCGGCTCTGTCACTTCCA is a window encoding:
- a CDS encoding EAL domain-containing protein — protein: MSYPKMSLSPKRLAQIFSGEIPMFMALQPVKSLTEDLAIGYEALARWEAGATFNPMDVWRMALHFGQLDALEDMVRDRILQIQPQVKGTLFINLHPMALNPKRWLPFLHENVVLEVTEPEEIDFHGVTALKKAGFRIALDDLGTGHATFKALVEIQPEFIKIDRSLIVNCHKDKHKWSLLRALVEHSQRMGAQVVAEGIETKEDLEAVKRTKCQYGQGYLLGYPERQLPSLEKRDST